The following are from one region of the Legionella adelaidensis genome:
- the accD gene encoding acetyl-CoA carboxylase, carboxyltransferase subunit beta gives MSWLKKLLPSKIRTETAQKKGVPEGLWVKCAGCGEVLYRTELEKNLSVCPKCSHHHRITARTRLNQILDEAGKEEIAENLEPIDRLKFRDSKRYKDRITQAQKATGEKEALIVMKGSILGKPVVVSAFEFNFMGGSMGATVGEKFVRAVNAAYESKTPYICFTASGGARMQEGLFSLMQMAKTSAALAKFAEAKLPFIVVLTDPTMGGVSASFASLGDIIIAEPNALIGFAGPRVIEQTVRQTLPEGFQRSEFLLEHGHIDMIAERKNLRSTLGELIDKLMHHHSLREYMDA, from the coding sequence ATGAGTTGGCTAAAAAAATTACTCCCGTCAAAAATTCGTACCGAAACCGCGCAAAAAAAAGGCGTCCCTGAAGGTCTATGGGTAAAGTGCGCAGGTTGTGGTGAAGTTCTTTATAGGACCGAACTCGAAAAGAATTTATCAGTTTGCCCGAAATGCAGCCACCATCATCGTATTACGGCAAGAACGCGTCTTAACCAAATACTAGATGAAGCCGGAAAAGAAGAAATAGCAGAGAATTTAGAGCCTATTGATCGCCTGAAATTTCGTGACTCCAAGAGGTATAAAGATAGAATTACCCAAGCCCAAAAAGCTACCGGGGAGAAGGAAGCGCTCATAGTGATGAAAGGTTCCATTCTAGGTAAGCCAGTTGTTGTTAGTGCTTTTGAATTTAACTTTATGGGAGGTTCAATGGGAGCCACCGTAGGGGAAAAATTTGTTCGGGCGGTTAATGCCGCTTATGAATCCAAAACTCCTTATATTTGCTTTACGGCTAGTGGGGGCGCAAGGATGCAAGAAGGTTTATTTTCTTTAATGCAAATGGCAAAAACCTCCGCAGCTTTGGCCAAATTTGCAGAAGCAAAACTCCCGTTTATTGTTGTACTCACTGATCCTACCATGGGCGGAGTTTCTGCAAGTTTTGCGAGCTTAGGAGATATTATCATAGCAGAACCGAATGCATTAATAGGTTTTGCCGGTCCCCGTGTAATAGAACAAACAGTTCGTCAGACACTTCCGGAAGGTTTCCAACGCAGTGAGTTTTTACTCGAACACGGTCATATAGATATGATCGCGGAACGAAAAAATTTACGTTCTACTTTAGGTGAATTAATAGATAAATTAATGCATCACCATTCTCTCAGGGAATATATGGATGCCTAA